In Nocardia sp. NBC_01327, the genomic stretch TCGATCCCGATAGGGACACTCCCGATCCGCCGGTGTGGGAGGTGCTTGAATCGGGGAGAATCGAGCATCGTGGTTCGGTGAGCGAGTGGTTCGGCCACGTCATGGGGTATGCGCAGGCGCGCTGACTCAGGGTTGGCGGGGGATCGGGATGAGGCGGTAGAGCCACCAGGGGCGGTCGGGGAATTCTGGGCTGTAGAGGCGGGCGTTCAGTTGGTGGACTTGGTTGTTCGTGGGGTCTCGGATGGTGATCTGCTCGCGGAACAAGTCCTCGGTGGGGACGTCGGTTGTCCATAGGTGTTCCCACTCCGGGATGGTTCGGCAGTTCTCGATGATTTCGGCGATGTGGGTGTTGGTGGTGGGGTCGGGGGTCAGGGTGCGGAGGCCATAGACGAGGCGGTGGGCCTCCCGGTGCCAATCGAGGATGGTTGAGCGGGCGGTGGGGTTCAGGAGGAGCCATTCGATGAGGTTGGTGCCGTTGGTGATTCCGGGGAAGGTGTGGCGGTAGGCGTCGTTTACCGCGATCAGGGTGAAGGTCGGGATCTGGAAGAAGCCGGCGGGGTGGGGGAGGCTGGCTAGGTCTGCCAGGTCGGCGTGGGTTGGCTGGGGTGGAGTAAGGCCGGGTGAAGGGCCTAGGACGCCGGGCAGGCTGAGGTTCAGGATGTGGCGGCGGTGCAGGGGTGGGATGTTCAGGCCGTCGAAGAGGATGCGCAGGGTGTTGAGGGTGGTGGGGCGGGAACCCAGTTCGATTTTCTCGATCAGCGAGGCCGAGATGTTGACGCGCTCGGCGAGTTGTTCGCGGGTGAGACCGGCAGCCGTTCGCTGTTGGCGAATGTATGAGCCGAATGGGTTGCCGGACAACGATTCTCACCTGTCTTTTGGGGGCTGAGCGGTAATCGATATGGGGTCCTCGCACGGATTGTGTGGACGGCGATCGTTGACCGCCCAGCGTTTGCTCTTGGATAATAGAACATATGTTCGAACAGCAACTGAAGAGGTAACCCCGTGTCGCCG encodes the following:
- a CDS encoding helix-turn-helix domain-containing protein, which encodes MSGNPFGSYIRQQRTAAGLTREQLAERVNISASLIEKIELGSRPTTLNTLRILFDGLNIPPLHRRHILNLSLPGVLGPSPGLTPPQPTHADLADLASLPHPAGFFQIPTFTLIAVNDAYRHTFPGITNGTNLIEWLLLNPTARSTILDWHREAHRLVYGLRTLTPDPTTNTHIAEIIENCRTIPEWEHLWTTDVPTEDLFREQITIRDPTNNQVHQLNARLYSPEFPDRPWWLYRLIPIPRQP